The genomic DNA TCCAACTGTTTTGCCTATGGGGCAAAGTGTATCAGGATTAAGTTGGCGAGTTCATGTTCTGCCCTATTATGGCTATGAAGAATTGCACGCGCAGTTTCACTTGGATGAGCCTTGGGATAGTCCTCACAACATCAAATTGCTGGACAAGATACCGGATTATCTAGCCATCGGTACTGCACCGGGATCGGGGAAAACTCGAATCCATGCATTTTGCGGTGAGAACAGCCTGTTATCGCAAGAGAAGCCTAGATATGCGAGTTGCACTGATGGAACCTCAAGAGTTCTCAGTCTGATTTTTACAGATTCAGATAAAGCTACTGAATGGACCAAACCCGGAGGAATCGCGTTCAATTCGAATGATGTCACCGGAAGTTTGGGGCAGCCCATCAGAGGAAAGTATTTCGTTGTCTTTTTCAGTGGACAGGTAGGGACTTTGTCCGATCAAGCCCCTGCTGAAGTGATTGAGGAGTTGATCGACCCTGATGATAGTTCGACGTCCCTTAAATTTGCGCCGTATGTTACTTATCTTAAATAGTGTGACCGGCAGAAAAGCGGGTAGCCTCTAAAGATTCTTGCGGGGTGGCGCTGCCGCAATCAGTCAACTGCTTGCCGCCCTACAAGTTAATATCTGCGTTGCAAAAAATAATTTAACGACCGCGTTCGGCAGGAGCAAGCTTAGCGTTTTACGAACATTTGACGCCCATGCGACTGCACAGAGCATAACAAATGCCTAACTCAACGCGAGTGGACCATCGCCGCAGTAGTCGGGGTTGCCGAAGGTTTTGAGGTCGTGGCCGAAGCTTTGGGCGAGTGAAAGGTGCAGGCGGTTATGGGCGACGTTTTTCAGTTTGAGAGAACGGCCCATCTTGTAGCCCATGCCTCCACCGATCATGACGAACGGAATGTCGTTGAGGGTATGGGAATTGCCTTTGCCTAGTTCGTTCGTCCAGATGACCATTGTGTTATCGAGCATGCTGCCGCTGGCACCCGGTTCGGGTGTCTCGGCTAATTGCTTGACGAGGTAGGCAACTTGCTCGGCATACCAGGTGTTGATTTTCGTCAGCTTCTCGACGGCATCGGTGTTGCTGTCTGGCTCGTGGGAGAGGCCATGATGGCCTTCGTCGATGCCGAGCCAGTTCATCTTGGCTTGTCCGACCGAGTTCGTGAACTGCAAGGTCGCAATGCGGGCGAAGTCGGCCCGGAAACTGTTGACCAGCAGATCAATTTGCATCTTACTGATCTTCGGCATGTTGTCGTTGACTTCTTTCACGCCCAGTTCCAGCTTCGGAACGGCATGTCCAACATCAGCTGGGTTTTCCTGCTTAAGTTCGCGTTCCATATCGCGGACAAACGAAGCCTGTTCATCGAGCAGATGACGATCTTCTGCACTGACCATCAGACGAAGTTTCGCGAGGTCTTGTTGGAGAGGATCCATAATACTCTTCAGGCTCTCGCGGTCTTTCATCTTGCCGTAGAGTTTGCTGAGCATCTGGTATGGATCGTCAACTGGAGCAATTGGTTTGTTCGCACCGGCGTAAACCATGCGCGTCCAGGTATCGGCTCGTTCGGGAACCATTACGCCGAATTCGAGGGAGCCGAAGCGGGTTTGTGTAGCAGGATTCTGCTGCAAGACATTTTTGATTTCCTGATCGATCGACAAGCCACTCGACCAGCCAGCCGGGGTGTGAGAACCTCCCTGGATATTGCCGGGGAACAATTCCGATCCCGTCAACAGGCAGCCCATGCCCCGCATGTGAGAGTCGCCATCCCCTTTGATTTTGTCGCTGATGCCATGCAGAGTGAGCAGTTTGTCCTTATAAGGCGCAAACGGCTCCATGATCGATTTGAGAGCAAATTGTTCCCCTTCTTCGTCCGGCCAGAAATTCTGCGGAACCACTCCATTCGGGCTGAAAATCACAACCATGCGTTGTTTTCTGACCGTTGTGTTGGCGTACCCTAAGCTGGGCAAACTGGCGAGGAAGGGAATCGACAATGCTCCAAGACCAGCGTTCTTCAGAAATTCGCGACGTTGCATGGAGTATTTCATGGAAGGACCTTCAGAAGGTAAGTGGTGGGGGAGCTAAGACTATTATATCACACAGTTTCAGGAAATAAAGAGTTACTTGTGCGTATCAAGCACAAGTTCCTGCTTAATTGCCCTTTGTCGCAGAGCCGATTTTTTCGCGATGTTCAGCATCAGTTTCTGCATATTGTACTGATTATTCCCAAAATCCTGATCGAGCTCACTGATCATTTCCGGGCCAAATGCCTGAATCGGCTGCTTGATCAGATACTGGAAAAACTGCTCGATAAACGCCTGATGGGCCTCGTCGCTATTCGTCAAAAACCGGGAAAGTTCCTCGGCTCCCTGGAAGCGGTTTTGTTCACCTTCACGGGAGATGTAATAGCCCGAAGCATCGATATCCCGGTTGCGTTCCTGTTTTCGGTATCGGCCAACTTCATCAAAGTTCTCCAATGTGAACCCCAAATGATTGATTAATCCATGGCAGGAACTGCAAGCAACTGGTTTTGTCTGCATGGCAATTCGTTCCCGGGTTGTCATGGTCGGATCGAGATCCGGCGGGGTGGGAGTCACTGCAATCGGTGGCGGCTTCAAAAAACGCCCCAATAAACTC from Rubinisphaera italica includes the following:
- a CDS encoding DUF1552 domain-containing protein; the protein is MKYSMQRREFLKNAGLGALSIPFLASLPSLGYANTTVRKQRMVVIFSPNGVVPQNFWPDEEGEQFALKSIMEPFAPYKDKLLTLHGISDKIKGDGDSHMRGMGCLLTGSELFPGNIQGGSHTPAGWSSGLSIDQEIKNVLQQNPATQTRFGSLEFGVMVPERADTWTRMVYAGANKPIAPVDDPYQMLSKLYGKMKDRESLKSIMDPLQQDLAKLRLMVSAEDRHLLDEQASFVRDMERELKQENPADVGHAVPKLELGVKEVNDNMPKISKMQIDLLVNSFRADFARIATLQFTNSVGQAKMNWLGIDEGHHGLSHEPDSNTDAVEKLTKINTWYAEQVAYLVKQLAETPEPGASGSMLDNTMVIWTNELGKGNSHTLNDIPFVMIGGGMGYKMGRSLKLKNVAHNRLHLSLAQSFGHDLKTFGNPDYCGDGPLALS